A DNA window from Ctenopharyngodon idella isolate HZGC_01 chromosome 8, HZGC01, whole genome shotgun sequence contains the following coding sequences:
- the si:ch211-170d8.2 gene encoding uncharacterized protein si:ch211-170d8.2 — translation MWILAMATVTRTRVSLLVLAFMAITIGVQCRSLRSQLRKVTSFQGERKIRIGHVQRRSRREPGSEHDQCALLSAPWTESTTPLGDWGQMYRLKILSTMSDGPRRAVFPEQALFRFVRRVYRCCQVGYHCGSVKGIQGGKVGDSTIEFLLGEDVLSAPLEKAEVHFHFSNPQHLNIQPVLPSLEKRGFPTRYSVWLRDGVVELRVDLLALFQALQLVIGGSSRGPSLMEMHRVRGLTRPGAVVQKQRPPSLQDTVPVVWGEVNEGREGAAPLQPTLELGLALHCSLVDNIAQPCQNYGVHLEHAPFIALTYR, via the exons ATGTGGATACTTGCGATGGCCACAGTTACGCGCACACGGGTTTCACTGCTGGTCCTCGCTTTCATGGCTATTACTATAGGAGTACAGTGCCGATCGCTTCGTTCACAGCTTCGCAAGGTGACGTCGTTTCAAGGAGAGCGTAAAATCCGTATTGGACACGTCCAGAGACGGAGCCGTCGCGAACCGGGCTCCGAGCACGACCAGTGCGCCCTCCTGAGCGCACCGTGGACGGAGAGCACCACTCCGCTTGGTGACTGGGGCCAGATGTACCGTCTGAAGATATTATCCACGATGAGTGATGGTCCACGTCGTGCTGTTTTCCCAGAACAAGCCCTCTTCAGATTCGTTAGACGGGTGTATCGCTGTTGTCAAGTGGGGTACCACTGTGGAAGTGTCAAGGGAATACAAGGCGGAAAAGTTGGGG ACTCCACCATTGAGTTTCTGCTTGGCGAGGATGTGCTGTCAGCACCGTTGGAGAAAGCGGAAGttcattttcacttttcaaACCCCCAGCACCTCAACATCCAACCTGTGCTCCCCTCACTGGAGAAACGAGGGTTCCCTACTAG GTACAGCGTCTGGTTGAGAGATGGTGTCGTGGAGCTGAGAGTAGACCTGCTTGCCCTCTTCCAGGCTCTTCAGCTGGTGATCGGAGGATCCAGTAGAGGCCCAAGCCTGATGGAGATGCATCGGGTGAGGGGCTTGACCAGACCAGGGGCCGTTGTCCAAAAGCAAAGACCCCCATCCCTTCAAGACACAGTGCCTGTAGTGTGGGGGGAGGTAAATGAGGGCAGGGAGGGTGCGGCCCCCCTGCAGCCCACTTTAGAGCTGGGACTGGCTTTACACTGCAGCTTAGTGGACAATATCGCACAGCCCTGTCAAAATTATGGCGTACATCTAGAACATGCACCCTTCATTGCTCTGACGTACAGATAG
- the hps4 gene encoding Hermansky-Pudlak syndrome 4 protein isoform X1, producing MAETAALTDSRRCFFLYDSSKVQEEGDPTRDGIYYFYPEDTPIDEQELLCGQLAGVCRCVSELSSSPVRLLRLRKSKYAVRMKDNFIWALSCVVDIPDVSVCDLLDQLIALFCFYNGPVRQSYQLYSQEELALRWARYLSHLQGGSTELHSIFSCLRTIDSTHIDPLLLLKAALILQACQRCPLVLAGCILYRGRVVSTQMPPALTVKVMVYETQTFSQDYRVTDNGLSSFVGSPPSFTVTTQVFLTPTELHMLRCPPVDRACRYNSKKSHCSQPPCQPHKSRLLSRTLSDTPTTDTDSLSLDLTQCPPTSYQTMPSSPRSSLSDEPCFSSSPSRVNTPLHSNLLNQSEYFTPETHEHSVSNGSNLCLVKEQILTGSLTGLNTKQDIDANSGSETRSEGLNSDQDIQSEEIKALTNGHQQSNCLEKHLDASDHDNHIQSEEDKLDTNNYVTNKNSKFQGETEAKTRTKSRQVEGRFKEKFEPRNAPPPRETLVDTPLVPSVLYQHRVKGLVLALLVEPEFNTDPMAREEVHHSSLASLNGLEAHLRNTSPGTPGPPGPYTFAHYDCIQSTLTTNVCGRSAGPQDRAFVRASALLHSHFSQLDTLQEAIVRNAGAAVYGTRSPAQETYFLQQGTPVRNSGSPDPQDSAFLLPRKARQRLLKHGVNLL from the exons ATGGCTGAGACAGCTGCTTTGACTGATTCCAGACG ATGTTTCTTCCTATATGATAGTTCAAAGGTGCAAGAGGAGGGTGACCCAACTAGAGATGGGATATACTACTTCTATCCTGAGGAT ACACCTATAGATGAACAAGAGCTGCTTTGTGGACAGCTGGCCGGTGTGTGTCGTTGTGTGTCTGAACTGTCCTCATCTCCCGTACGTCTGCTCCGCCTGCGCAAAAGCAAGTATGCAGTCCGCATGAAGGATAACTTTATTTGG GCATTAAGCTGTGTGGTAGACATTCCTGATGTGAGTGTATGTGACTTACTAGATCAGCTGATTGCCCTCTTCTGTTTCTACAATGGACCAGTGCGTCAGAGCTACCAG TTGTACAGTCAGGAGGAGTTGGCTCTACGATGGGCAAGATATCTCAGTCACCTGCAGGGCGGCTCCACTGAGCTGCACAGCATCTTCAGCTGCCTGAGGACGATTGACTCCACACAC ATTGATCCTCTGCTGTTGCTGAAGGCTGCCCTCATTCTACAGGCATGTCAGCGATGTCCTCTGGTGCTGGCAGGTTGTATCCTCTATAGGGGCAG GGTGGTGAGTACTCAGATGCCTCCCGCGCTGACAGTGAAGGTGATGGTGTACGAGACACAAACTTTCAGCCAG GATTACCGGGTGACGGACAATGGCCTGAGTTCTTTTGTGGGCTCACCGCCCTCCTTCACAGTCACCACACAGGTGTTCCTGACACCCACTGAACTGCACATGCTCCGATGCCCCCCAGTGGATAGAGCATGCAGGTACAACTCCAAAAA GTCTCACTGCAGTCAACCTCCCTGCCAACCCCACAAGTCCCGCCTCTTGTCTCGCACTTTATCCGACACCCCAACCACAGATACTGACTCCTTAAGCTTAGACTTAACACAATGTCCCCCAACATCCTATCAGACGATGCCGTCTTCTCCGCGTTCTTCCCTCTCCGATGAACCATGTTTCAGCTCCTCTCCCTCGCGGGTTAACACTCCCCTTCACTCCAATCTCTTGAACCAATCAGAGTATTTCACTCCTGAGACACATGAACACAGCGTATCTAATGGATCTAACTTGTGCTTAGTAAAAGAACAAATTTTGACTGGAAGTCTGACAGGCCTAAACACAAAGCAGGACATAGATGCAAACTCTGGGTCAGAAACCAGAAGTGAAGGTTTAAATTCAGATCAAGACATTCAGAGTGAAGAAATAAAAGCCCTCACTAATGGGCATCAGCAGTCAAACTGTCTTGAGAAACACTTGGACGCCTCTGACCATGACAACCACATTCAAAGTGAAGAAGATAAACTGGACACTAACAATTATGTGAccaataaaaacagcaaattCCAAGGAGAAACAGAGGCAAAGACAAGAACAAAGAGCAGGCAAGTTGAAGGAAGATTCAAGGAGAAATTTGAACCCAGAAACGCACCACCACCACGTGAGACCTTAGTAGACACCCCTCTAGTGCCCTCAGTATTATACCAGCATAGAGTCAAAGGGCTGGTCCTGGCCCTGCTGGTGGAGCCTGAGTTCAACACAGACCCTATGGCCAGAGAAGAAGTG CATCACAGCAGCTTGGCATCACTGAATGGGCTTGAGGCTCATCTGAGGAACACCTCACCAGGAACCCCCGGCCCACCGGGGCCCTACACTTTTGCCCACTATGACTGTATTCAAAGCACACTCACTA CTAATGTATGTGGGCGCTCCGCTGGACCCCAGGATCGTGCCTTTGTGAGGGCCTCTGCACTGCTCCATTCACATTTCTCACAGTTAGACACACTACAGGAGGCCATTGTCAG GAACGCTGGCGCAGCAGTGTATGGAACCCGTAGCCCAGCCCAGGAGACGTATTTTCTCCAGCAGGGAACACCTGTCAGAAACTCTGGAAGTCCTGATCCTCAGGATAGTGCCTTCTTACTACCCAGAAAAGCCCGTCAGCGGCTCCTTAAACATGGAGTTAACTtgctttaa
- the hps4 gene encoding Hermansky-Pudlak syndrome 4 protein isoform X2: MAETAALTDSRRCFFLYDSSKVQEEGDPTRDGIYYFYPEDTPIDEQELLCGQLAGVCRCVSELSSSPVRLLRLRKSKYAVRMKDNFIWALSCVVDIPDVSVCDLLDQLIALFCFYNGPVRQSYQLYSQEELALRWARYLSHLQGGSTELHSIFSCLRTIDSTHIDPLLLLKAALILQACQRCPLVLAGCILYRGRVVSTQMPPALTVKVMVYETQTFSQDYRVTDNGLSSFVGSPPSFTVTTQVFLTPTELHMLRCPPVDRACRSHCSQPPCQPHKSRLLSRTLSDTPTTDTDSLSLDLTQCPPTSYQTMPSSPRSSLSDEPCFSSSPSRVNTPLHSNLLNQSEYFTPETHEHSVSNGSNLCLVKEQILTGSLTGLNTKQDIDANSGSETRSEGLNSDQDIQSEEIKALTNGHQQSNCLEKHLDASDHDNHIQSEEDKLDTNNYVTNKNSKFQGETEAKTRTKSRQVEGRFKEKFEPRNAPPPRETLVDTPLVPSVLYQHRVKGLVLALLVEPEFNTDPMAREEVHHSSLASLNGLEAHLRNTSPGTPGPPGPYTFAHYDCIQSTLTTNVCGRSAGPQDRAFVRASALLHSHFSQLDTLQEAIVRNAGAAVYGTRSPAQETYFLQQGTPVRNSGSPDPQDSAFLLPRKARQRLLKHGVNLL, encoded by the exons ATGGCTGAGACAGCTGCTTTGACTGATTCCAGACG ATGTTTCTTCCTATATGATAGTTCAAAGGTGCAAGAGGAGGGTGACCCAACTAGAGATGGGATATACTACTTCTATCCTGAGGAT ACACCTATAGATGAACAAGAGCTGCTTTGTGGACAGCTGGCCGGTGTGTGTCGTTGTGTGTCTGAACTGTCCTCATCTCCCGTACGTCTGCTCCGCCTGCGCAAAAGCAAGTATGCAGTCCGCATGAAGGATAACTTTATTTGG GCATTAAGCTGTGTGGTAGACATTCCTGATGTGAGTGTATGTGACTTACTAGATCAGCTGATTGCCCTCTTCTGTTTCTACAATGGACCAGTGCGTCAGAGCTACCAG TTGTACAGTCAGGAGGAGTTGGCTCTACGATGGGCAAGATATCTCAGTCACCTGCAGGGCGGCTCCACTGAGCTGCACAGCATCTTCAGCTGCCTGAGGACGATTGACTCCACACAC ATTGATCCTCTGCTGTTGCTGAAGGCTGCCCTCATTCTACAGGCATGTCAGCGATGTCCTCTGGTGCTGGCAGGTTGTATCCTCTATAGGGGCAG GGTGGTGAGTACTCAGATGCCTCCCGCGCTGACAGTGAAGGTGATGGTGTACGAGACACAAACTTTCAGCCAG GATTACCGGGTGACGGACAATGGCCTGAGTTCTTTTGTGGGCTCACCGCCCTCCTTCACAGTCACCACACAGGTGTTCCTGACACCCACTGAACTGCACATGCTCCGATGCCCCCCAGTGGATAGAGCATGCAG GTCTCACTGCAGTCAACCTCCCTGCCAACCCCACAAGTCCCGCCTCTTGTCTCGCACTTTATCCGACACCCCAACCACAGATACTGACTCCTTAAGCTTAGACTTAACACAATGTCCCCCAACATCCTATCAGACGATGCCGTCTTCTCCGCGTTCTTCCCTCTCCGATGAACCATGTTTCAGCTCCTCTCCCTCGCGGGTTAACACTCCCCTTCACTCCAATCTCTTGAACCAATCAGAGTATTTCACTCCTGAGACACATGAACACAGCGTATCTAATGGATCTAACTTGTGCTTAGTAAAAGAACAAATTTTGACTGGAAGTCTGACAGGCCTAAACACAAAGCAGGACATAGATGCAAACTCTGGGTCAGAAACCAGAAGTGAAGGTTTAAATTCAGATCAAGACATTCAGAGTGAAGAAATAAAAGCCCTCACTAATGGGCATCAGCAGTCAAACTGTCTTGAGAAACACTTGGACGCCTCTGACCATGACAACCACATTCAAAGTGAAGAAGATAAACTGGACACTAACAATTATGTGAccaataaaaacagcaaattCCAAGGAGAAACAGAGGCAAAGACAAGAACAAAGAGCAGGCAAGTTGAAGGAAGATTCAAGGAGAAATTTGAACCCAGAAACGCACCACCACCACGTGAGACCTTAGTAGACACCCCTCTAGTGCCCTCAGTATTATACCAGCATAGAGTCAAAGGGCTGGTCCTGGCCCTGCTGGTGGAGCCTGAGTTCAACACAGACCCTATGGCCAGAGAAGAAGTG CATCACAGCAGCTTGGCATCACTGAATGGGCTTGAGGCTCATCTGAGGAACACCTCACCAGGAACCCCCGGCCCACCGGGGCCCTACACTTTTGCCCACTATGACTGTATTCAAAGCACACTCACTA CTAATGTATGTGGGCGCTCCGCTGGACCCCAGGATCGTGCCTTTGTGAGGGCCTCTGCACTGCTCCATTCACATTTCTCACAGTTAGACACACTACAGGAGGCCATTGTCAG GAACGCTGGCGCAGCAGTGTATGGAACCCGTAGCCCAGCCCAGGAGACGTATTTTCTCCAGCAGGGAACACCTGTCAGAAACTCTGGAAGTCCTGATCCTCAGGATAGTGCCTTCTTACTACCCAGAAAAGCCCGTCAGCGGCTCCTTAAACATGGAGTTAACTtgctttaa
- the LOC127517656 gene encoding cytochrome c oxidase subunit 6A2, mitochondrial, whose product MAAIGRLSQKLLKSAALTQSRQLSAAAAHGEQAAKTWKILTFVVALPGVAVCMLNMYLRSQHHHEQPEFVPYSHLRIRSKRFPWGDGTKSLFHNPHVNPLPDGYEHHE is encoded by the exons ATGGCCGCGATCGGACGTTTATCCCAGAAGCTCCTTAAGTCCGCCGCGCTGACCCAAAGCCGTCAGCTTTCGGCTGCAGCAGCTCACGGTGAACAAGCAG CCAAGACCTGGAAAATCCTGACGTTTGTGGTGGCGCTGCCCGGAGTCGCTGTGTGCATGTTGAACATGTACCTCAGGTCTCAACACCACCATGAGCAGCCGGAGTTTGTTCCCTACAGCCACCTTCGCATCCGCAGCAAG CGTTTCCCATGGGGTGACGGCACCAAGAGTCTCTTCCACAACCCCCATGTCAACCCCCTCCCCGACGGCTACGAGCATCATGAGTGA
- the si:ch211-170d8.8 gene encoding early activation antigen CD69, whose translation MQANKLSDDVEGNPDRVDPFYHQGKVACVMFTVLLLLSFLVIGIVTGVNFKKNSQEDQTRGLLSDDITPIPFQIKGDRGRCSDGWVSYKNTCYMLVNVYGTWELSQSFCHNHGAHLMVVNSEEELEFISRFVQKQTDYWIGLKRDKMGKWSWVNGDDYHSAPCFWDENQPSNGGMESCAHLKGTDSVHRKLLHDADCHSEHYHICEHKLEKGMW comes from the exons ATGCAGGCCAACAAACTCTCAGATGATGTGGAGGGAAATCCTGACAGGGTGGATCCCTTCTACCATCAAG GCAAAGTGGCTTGTGTCATGTTCACCGTTCTCCTCCTCCTTTCATTCTTGGTAATAGGAATCGTAACGGGTGTCAACT tCAAGAAGAATTCACAAGAGGATCAGACCAGAGGTCTTCTTTCTGATGATATTACGCCTATCCCATTTCAGATCAAAGGTGATAGAG GGCGCTGCTCGGATGGTTGGGTTTCATATAAGAACACCTGTTATATGTTAGTGAATGTTTATGGGACGTGGGAATTATCACAGTCTTTTTGCCACAACCATGGGGCGCACTTGATGGTTGTGAACAGCGAGGAGGAGCTG GAGTTCATTTCAAGATTTGTCCAGAAGCAGACTGACTACTGGATAGGCCTCAAGAGAGACAAAATGGGCAAATGGTCCTGGGTTAATGGAGACGATTATCATTCAGCTCCATG TTTCTGGGATGAAAATCAACCTTCTAATGGTGGTATGGAGTCCTGCGCCCATTTAAAAGGAACTGACTCAGTGCATCGCAAGCTGTTGCATGATGCTGACTGTCACAGTGAACACTATCACATTTGTGAACACAAACTAGAGAAAG